The nucleotide window AATTCCTTCCCCGAACTGGAATCGAAGTTGTTCTTGATGGCTATGTTGAGAAGGCTGAATATGGACTGTCTGACTATTTCGTTTCTCGTGTCAAGCATATCAGGCGCAAAGATACTGACGTAAAGAAGGTCCACAAGCTCGACTAATTCTCTTTTTCAACGATTGTATACGCGGGCATACGAATCCACTCTGATTTACATTCTGGACATCTTGAAGGGGTATCTGGTTTGGTTCGGCTTCTGAAGACGAATCCACAATCTCCACAACTGGCTGGCCGCATTAGGAGTTGTTTCCCTTCATTTTGAACGCTTTTGGCTATATGGGTCAAATCCTCATAGATATTCGAGATGCTTTCCAGTTCCAGAATCTCTCGTATGTCGATTGCTGTAAGAGGTTGATCGATTTCTTCAAGGAGCTTTGCGATTCGTTGACGGCGAGTAAGCATTTGTGGAACTCCGTTCCCATCGAATGCATAGTACGCTTTCGTGGATAGTGATGATTTAATAATCGTAGAATAAACGTATTGTGATAAGTAGGTGAGTGCTGAGGAATGCCACAAACGAAGCTCGGTCATGGCAATTCGGAGATTGCCTTTGATGAGCGCGTATGCTCACGCTGCATGGGACATCGCCACCTTTGTGGTATCAATCCATGCCCTCTTCTATTACGAGCAAAAGCACTTGTGGACATTGATAACTCAGTAACCGGCATGAATCTTTCAGGTTCATCCCCACCTTCGGTTTTTGTTGGTGAACATGGCTATCCGAAAGTGAGAATTGGTCCTCTCATACCACCTCTCGTGGGAGAACGGGCGGCTGTCATGGAACGCCCCGATCTCTGGCTTAACAAGAGCATTGATGAGATTATTGGCCTTCGATTCAGCCTAGTACGTACAAAAAGACCCTATCCCGTCGACGCAGCAGTGGACCCTCCACGTGTCCTCAATGAAACACAAGTCATGGCTCTTTCTGATTCTCCTGCGGATTCAGAGGCGATGCTTCTCAGAAGACCACGCTTCAACAGAATCACTACAGGGCGTACACTTCCAGTCGGCCCTTCGGCTCCTTTGGACTCCTTCCGCTTAGAAGATAATCCAAGTGTACCTCGCAAAGTTGACTACATCACATCTGATACTGATCTTAGGGCAGAACGTGGTGTAATGACTCTTTTTGAGGAAGGCATAAGGCAGGAACATCTGACGCGTCTTCTATCGGTTGGTCTACTGGGACAGAAAAAGAAAAGGCGCCTTGTTCCAACAAAGTGGAGTATAACAGCGGTAGATGATATCGTAGGAAAGAATCTTCATGAGGAAATCGTGAAATATCCTTGGATAAACGATTACCTCGTTTTCTCTGACTATGCTTTGGGAAATCGTGTTGTGTTGCTGTTTCTTCCGAGTGCTTGGCAGTTTGAAGCTCTTGAGTGCTGGTTAACAGGCGAACGACCACCGATTCTCTCTGATTATGAATGGCACAAGGGTCGGACAGACTATGCCAGTGATGTGGTTGGTGCGTATTACGCAACTAGATTGCCCGCCTTGGAGTATCTGAGTGACATGAGGCGACAAGCTGGTGTCCTCGTTTTCATGGAGATCGATCCAACCAAATGGGTACCGCTTGGTGTTTGGAGATTCAGAGAGATAGCACGCCGTGCGTTAACTGAATCAGATTCGGAACGACACTCAACCTATCAAGAAGCTGTACAGGCTGTGGCGAAGTACTTACACACTCCCTTGCAGAGATGGCTTGATACCAGCTATATTCACGATAACCATCAGTGCCAGAGAAAAATCACAGACTACTTCTGATAGTGTCCTTTATCATTATGTTAGCAAAATGAAGTTGCAGAGGGAAACTGTTTGGTCTTTGAAAGCCTGTGTCAATTTGCTTTGAAAATACCTCCATTCTCAACTCTGGCAAAAACCAGAGAAAATGAAGCTATGGAACGTGCTGTGGCTTTCCTTGCTCCTATTCTTTCACTCAGTGTTACTTCCGTGTATTCCGCAGCGTATCTCGTTTCGGTGATATCCTTTGCTGTTGTAACACTGTTCCTCGTGATTCTCAGTAGCCCTATCTTCCTGCTTGTGCCGCTCTCTCTTCTAACAGCTGTGTTTGCTTACTATGTGATTGTAACCCATCCAGAACGAATCATGGATAGTTACAAGGTCACTTTGTCTGAACATGCTGACATGCTATTCGAGCAGTTTGTATTGGTTTACACCTCGGGCGGCACTATATTTGATGCTATAGAGATGGTGGCACAATCAGGATTCCCTTACTTATCAAAGGCGTTCCGTGATATGCTTCTACGAATACAGAATGGTGTCCCTCCTGAACGCTGTCTTGCTGAATTTGCAGAAAACCAACCTTCGAAGGACCTTCGCAGGTATATTACAGCAATCCTCTCTTCGTCTGAGAGCGAAACCGATCTACTCGATTCACTTTCCGGAAAATCCTTTGAAGCTGATATGGCTCTTCGCCAGAAAAACCTGGAACTGGAGAGTAGGCTTCTCATTGTTTCCGCATTGTCTACGTATATGCCCATCGTTATCACACTGGCTATCTCGTTATCAGGGCTAGCTCAGAACTGGGCTATCTTGTTGATTTCGCCTCTTCTCATTGGTATTCATTATTCACTTAAGTCACGATTTGCTGATGATTTCTCAGTATATTTCGACATGCCAAATCCCGATACTGAAGAAGCATACTCTCAGAAAAAGGCTGTAGATGAATATGACGAGTTTCTGAACATGCTGATGCTTCTGGGCGAGAGACTGACCTCCGGTGATACATGTGAGGTTGCTCTTCGGGAGATTAGAGACAGTGTAAGTTCGCCCGTAGATTCTATCCTTGATTCCATTCTGGCTTCGATATATAATCGTGAGGAAAGCCTTTCAGAAGCATTTTACAAAGCAAGAAGCCGTGTGGTGGGATTAAGGGTTGCTCGACTACTTCAAATCATTCCACTTATGTGTGAACGGTCAGCGAGGCAGGCTGGTGATAGAATCACCACTATTGCTTCTAGGTTAGTTGAACGGTCAGCAACTGCAAAAGAACGTGATTCCATTATTGAAGCTCAGAAGTTGAAGGTGTTGTTGTTGAGTCTTACCAGTTCAATCGTCTTAGGATTGGTTACATCACTATCTCCTTTCCTTGATATTGGAACTTTGTTAGGAGATGGACCGTTTTTGATATCCGAACCGGTTGGACTTATGGATGTATTTCCTCTTACCATCACCTTGGCACTCATTACTGGCTCTGCTGGCTATCAGAACTCCCAGATGATTGGCTTCTCGTATCCGAAGCTCATAGGAGCAATCTCAGTATTCGTTTTTTGGGCTACTCTTGCTCTTTCTGGGTTATTACTGGGTACAAACAATATTTGAGAATAGTTTTTTAGCAACGATGTTTAAGAGCCAGTAGAAAGAGGCTGGGTGTACTAAGATGCTTCAATTTGAGATATTCAATACAAGCCTAGGCGAAATAATGGCCTTCTTCCATGATCCATGGATAGTTGGCTGGGTGCTTGTTGGCACCGGAATCATTGCAGCTGCGTGGTTGCTCGAACGGATAGTTGACCCTATCCCACTGATTGGTGACGTGCTGAAATACATCATCAAATTCGCGTCGTATTTCGGGTTCTTCGTTGGAATCCTTGACATACTCGTAGGATATGTTATCTATGAGCATTACGTGCCTACAGATACAACGGGATTAGCTATTATTGTAGCTGCGGCATTGATTGTAGCGGGATTCTCCTTGACTATGAGAATTCTGACGAAACTGCCTTTGGCGATTGTATTTGCGTTAGCAGTAGCTGCCTTTGGCACATTTACGATCTACGGCATTCTGTCCAATTACCAAACAGATCCATTCATTGGCCAATATGTTGTCCAGATTATGCAGCTGAAATGGATGCTTGTAATCGGAATCGTGATTTTCTCAGTTGTCTATACGATAGGAGGGCTCATACTGGGGATAATCGAATTGATTGGCCGTGTTTTTGCATCAAGGCCTGTCAGCATTCTGATTGGTTTGGGCTGTATTGCAATCGGTATCGTTGTATTGGTTAGTCCTTCTACAGTGGGAATTGTCGAAGCAACAATACTAACGTGACAGTTTAGGAAAGGAGGATATTTCCTCCTTTCATTTCTCTTTTTCTTTGTCATCGAGTGTGAAACTAACCATGAGACTTAGAGCCCGGATTCATTTTGAGACTTGTATGTCAATTTGGAAACCGACTTGAAAACGGAAACCTGAAGAGATTAGACTTCTTGAGGCGGTCTTATTTCTCGAAAGAACAAGAACTTGATTTTTCGCTCTGTGTAGAAATTGGCGGCTCCTTCTGCTGCTTTCTTTGCCTTCACTATTCCGAGATGCCAGTCTGTTACGTAGAGCTGGCTAGTTGAATTCTCACCCTGGATTTCGGAGAGATGGAATCCATCCGGATATTCATGTCCTTCAGGGACCAGAAGAGCGGCTCGATATTTTCGCCCTCCCGAGGCCATCTCAAGCCAGACTTCGGCATAGGGAGTCTTTGCACGCATAATTATGGATGCTCCTTAACACGATTAAATCTTCGCCTTACGTCCTATGAAAATTCTTTGTATTGAAACACTGCAAACATGTCTGTTTCGTGAAAGAAAAATTCCACATTTCCTATTTTTCCGTTATCCCAAAGAACTCAAATAGTAGCTATGCATGTAAAATAGTTGAAATCCATAGACCTCATTACCCTCTAGTTGGAAGTCTGAGGGGTTTAAAATGGGTGAATGGCAGCGAAATGAGGAGGAACAAGTTCTTTGCCAAAAGAAACGGATGAGGCGGATAAGAAGAAGATAATCAGCGTGACCATGAGCCAGTCGTTGGTAAAACGTATTGATGAACTGGTGAAGGAGCGGGTGGCTCGATCGAGAGCTCAGATGATTGAGGACGCTGTGAGAAAGTTTCTAGATTTCACTGTACATAAGTGGACAGAACGTGGGCTCTATGTAAACACATTTCGGTTTGCTTTGGAATCCGAAAGCCAAGTTTCACTATTCTTCAGTACCCTAACTCCTGATGATCAATACGAACTAGGAAGAACCGCAGGAAAGCAAGCACCAATAGCAGATATTGTGAAGCTCTTCTACGGGACTGATATCAAAAAAGAAGAGGGTTTGATGCTTGCAATGGAGCGTCTCGAAGAATACGGGTGGGGTTCTATTAGTCTACATGATGATCTCATCGTCATCAGTAGTCCCTTCTATCCAGCGCATTTCCTGAAAGGCTATTTCGAGTCTCTTCTAGATATAGACTTGGAACTTATGGAGACAAATGTGAAAGAGAATGTAGCACTGAAGATGGGCTCATCCTAGATTGCTTCTCTTGGTGCAATTCGCTTCGTTTGCCAACATAGAAGATGCGCTACCATTCAGCTCCGATTGTAAGGATTTCGAACTCGCTATTGTAAAGGCCAGGAATCTCGCTTATGGTGTCTCGAATGTCTTTTTCCTTCTTTTCCAGTGAATCGGCTGCGAAATAGACTTCATAGATACATCTGTTCTGCTCGTAACAGAATCCTGTAGTGAATAATACTTTCAAATCATGTTGCTTGAAAAGCCGTGTCATAGTTTGCATGAGTGCAGGATTAACCTTTTCCACTTCTAATCGCACTCTCGCTCCACCATCCCTCATCATTGGAATGAGCCTAATCTCGCCTGAGTTTTCGAAATAGATGACCATAGCTGCCTTCATTCCTTCAAGATTCGGATTGTTGAACAGCTCGTCTGGCAATCTGATTTGCTGCTGCTTTTTCACATCAGCAATCATGCCTTTGGTAAGTCCAGCCACACTTATCGCCTCTCGCCTTCTATGCAAACATATCAACCAGCGTATAAGTATATATCTTATGTGGGTTTCTACCCAATGGACAATACATTGTTGCCAACATTCAGGACATAGAATATGCTTCTAGGGTATTTCCGAATTAGCTTCTACCATAAAATGAACTGCTTCTGCGACTAATTCCAAAATAATAAAAGCAGTTCCAAAACTGGAGCATTGAAATAAAAGGGAGGAAACTGTGAATGGCTAAAGAAGGAGCAACCTACGTCTGTGATATCTGTCAACAAGTTGTTGTGGTGAAGAAATCAGGCCCTGGCACTCTGGTCTGTTGCGATCAACCTATGCGCTTGTATGAAGAGGAATAGACACAAACTGACTGAATAACGGAATAGTATCCTCTCAGTACTTGATATAGGTTAAAGCTCTCAGTTTCATCTGGATGCGAAGATTATGATGCCCAGCATACGTTCTGTTTCACAGTATCCCAATTGGGAAAACTTTTATCCCCATCAGAAGTTTTCTCCCTGAAATCGTGGTGTTTTTGAGTTGGACGAATTCCCCACCTTGGTAATGAAGACAAGAGATCTCCTCCATCTAAGAGGGTACGATACAGAAGAGTTACTGGAATATGACGATTGGTATGCGATGGTATGCCGCAAAGAAGAAGGTGAAGATACCATCAAGAAACTGGTCTGGGTGTTCAAAGAACCGAAGCTAGTTGGTATTGCAGTCGTTAGAGATATAGTTCGATACATGGAGGATTTCAATGCTCAGCGGGGCATGTTGGTTGGCGGAAAGC belongs to Candidatus Lokiarchaeota archaeon and includes:
- a CDS encoding transcriptional regulator is translated as MLTRRQRIAKLLEEIDQPLTAIDIREILELESISNIYEDLTHIAKSVQNEGKQLLMRPASCGDCGFVFRSRTKPDTPSRCPECKSEWIRMPAYTIVEKEN
- a CDS encoding ribbon-helix-helix protein, CopG family, whose product is MPKETDEADKKKIISVTMSQSLVKRIDELVKERVARSRAQMIEDAVRKFLDFTVHKWTERGLYVNTFRFALESESQVSLFFSTLTPDDQYELGRTAGKQAPIADIVKLFYGTDIKKEEGLMLAMERLEEYGWGSISLHDDLIVISSPFYPAHFLKGYFESLLDIDLELMETNVKENVALKMGSS
- a CDS encoding desulfoferrodoxin FeS4 iron-binding domain-containing protein, producing the protein MAKEGATYVCDICQQVVVVKKSGPGTLVCCDQPMRLYEEE